One window of Prochlorococcus marinus XMU1405 genomic DNA carries:
- the ubiE gene encoding bifunctional demethylmenaquinone methyltransferase/2-methoxy-6-polyprenyl-1,4-benzoquinol methylase UbiE — protein sequence MKFTKTIEVKNIFNKISYKYDFLNNLFSFGLQRLWKRKLVNLLEPLDGEDWADLCCGTGDLAFLISERVSPRGSITGIDSAENILNIAKKKSELKKNKFIQWEIKDVLEINDYSKSFDGICMSYGLRNLNNVEEGIKKVFDLLKDKGRAGFLDFNHSTRNSLSNIFQKIYLRLIVVTISRLFSLGPEYAYIEKSISNFPKKNELINIAKEVGFKKAEYRTILGGQMGILILTK from the coding sequence ATGAAATTCACAAAAACTATCGAAGTTAAAAATATATTTAATAAAATTTCTTATAAATATGACTTTTTAAATAATCTATTTAGTTTTGGGCTTCAAAGATTATGGAAAAGGAAATTAGTTAATTTATTGGAACCTCTAGATGGTGAAGATTGGGCTGATTTATGCTGCGGAACTGGAGATTTAGCATTCTTAATTTCTGAGAGAGTAAGTCCAAGGGGTTCAATTACTGGGATTGACAGTGCTGAGAATATCCTAAATATTGCAAAGAAAAAATCAGAGCTTAAGAAAAATAAATTTATTCAGTGGGAAATTAAAGATGTATTAGAAATTAATGATTATTCAAAAAGTTTTGATGGGATTTGCATGTCATATGGACTAAGAAACTTGAATAATGTTGAAGAAGGAATAAAAAAAGTTTTTGATCTTTTGAAGGATAAGGGAAGGGCAGGATTTCTTGATTTTAATCACTCAACAAGAAATTCTTTATCTAATATTTTTCAGAAAATTTATTTGAGATTAATTGTAGTAACAATTTCACGGCTTTTTAGTTTAGGTCCAGAGTACGCGTATATTGAAAAAAGTATTAGTAATTTTCCAAAGAAAAATGAGCTCATAAATATTGCTAAGGAAGTTGGATTTAAAAAAGCTGAATATAGGACTATTTTGGGGGGGCAAATGGGAATACTAATTTTAACTAAATAA
- a CDS encoding DUF721 domain-containing protein — MDNKYLPILNRRDPLPLKSCLDNFKKSWGDLDKLSKINENWKNLIGLELFQECKPLNIEKKILTIAVNHPQWRQALIYNKHKLKERIEKIGITLNEIKIIQNYEIKNKNIKATNAKIVWAKHPSRIHQNNMCICTLCNSPTPEGEIKRWGKCSFCWRKKNN, encoded by the coding sequence TTGGACAACAAGTATTTGCCAATATTGAATAGAAGGGATCCACTTCCGTTAAAAAGTTGTCTTGATAATTTCAAAAAATCATGGGGAGACTTAGATAAACTTTCTAAAATCAACGAAAACTGGAAGAACTTAATCGGTTTGGAACTATTTCAAGAATGCAAACCATTAAATATTGAAAAAAAAATACTTACTATTGCAGTAAATCATCCACAGTGGCGCCAAGCTTTAATTTATAACAAGCATAAATTAAAAGAGAGAATAGAGAAAATTGGAATAACTTTGAATGAAATAAAAATAATACAAAATTACGAAATTAAAAATAAAAATATTAAAGCTACTAATGCAAAGATAGTCTGGGCAAAGCATCCAAGCAGAATCCATCAAAATAATATGTGCATTTGTACTCTCTGTAATTCCCCAACTCCTGAGGGCGAAATCAAAAGATGGGGTAAGTGTTCTTTTTGTTGGAGAAAAAAAAATAACTAA
- a CDS encoding biotin--[acetyl-CoA-carboxylase] ligase, whose product MKVIGSAAKTVFYLKKIQSQYPSWRLLYKIKCKSTENELTNLLGYSELKRNKPVAIIAREQFSGFGQNSRTWVSPNGGIWLSAAYPIFSKEFASQIFNLSLGVKLCEMLREKNINVCLKWPNDIFFGSKKLIGFLPRVITRGKEIIYVRVGLGMNVLNYTPSEGISLSKVLQTKNINQHYWTAKVLKAFNDSIKCNKKTEYVIKSANKFLTKSFLPSGYCPHTWKIKDIDSNGNLRIENETQLKVIRSF is encoded by the coding sequence GTGAAAGTTATTGGATCTGCAGCTAAGACAGTTTTTTATTTAAAAAAAATTCAGAGTCAATATCCAAGCTGGAGACTTCTTTACAAAATAAAATGTAAAAGTACCGAAAATGAGCTAACAAACCTGCTTGGATATTCTGAACTAAAGAGAAACAAGCCAGTAGCGATAATCGCAAGAGAACAGTTCTCAGGGTTTGGACAAAACTCAAGAACTTGGGTTTCTCCAAATGGCGGCATTTGGTTAAGTGCCGCTTACCCAATATTTTCAAAAGAATTTGCAAGTCAAATATTTAATTTATCTTTAGGTGTTAAGTTATGTGAAATGCTTAGAGAAAAGAATATAAATGTTTGTTTGAAATGGCCAAATGATATTTTTTTTGGTTCAAAAAAGTTGATTGGATTTTTACCAAGGGTGATAACAAGAGGCAAAGAAATTATCTATGTAAGAGTAGGACTTGGTATGAATGTTTTAAATTACACTCCATCAGAGGGTATTTCATTATCAAAAGTACTTCAAACTAAGAATATTAATCAACATTATTGGACAGCCAAAGTTCTTAAAGCTTTTAATGATTCAATTAAATGTAATAAGAAGACAGAATATGTGATTAAATCTGCAAATAAGTTTCTTACTAAAAGTTTTTTGCCAAGTGGATATTGTCCTCACACATGGAAAATTAAAGATATTGATTCCAATGGGAATTTAAGAATTGAAAATGAAACTCAACTTAAGGTAATTAGAAGTTTTTGA
- a CDS encoding ABC transporter ATP-binding protein codes for MSKKVASLENISKTYGKEDLTVKALDSINLEIYKGDYLAVMGASGSGKSTAMNIIGCLDRPSEGIYKLNGIPVENLSDDELAEIRNQKLGFVFQQFHLLSDATALENVTLPMIYAGIDPEKRLERGKNALKKVGLSERMNNRPNQLSGGQQQRVAIARAIINNPAILLADEPTGALDSKTTEDVLDLFDKLHESGITIVLVTHEDEVANRAKKIAKFKDGRIVELKVN; via the coding sequence ATGTCTAAGAAAGTTGCGAGTTTAGAAAATATATCTAAAACATATGGGAAAGAGGATCTAACTGTTAAAGCTTTAGACAGCATAAACTTAGAAATTTATAAAGGAGATTATTTAGCTGTAATGGGAGCTAGTGGTTCAGGCAAAAGTACAGCTATGAATATTATTGGATGTTTAGATAGACCATCTGAAGGTATTTATAAATTAAATGGTATTCCTGTTGAGAATTTATCTGATGATGAGCTCGCAGAAATACGTAACCAAAAATTAGGCTTCGTTTTTCAACAATTTCATCTTCTATCAGACGCAACTGCACTTGAAAACGTAACTTTGCCGATGATTTATGCTGGTATTGATCCTGAAAAAAGATTAGAGCGAGGTAAGAATGCCTTAAAAAAAGTTGGCCTTTCAGAAAGGATGAATAATCGTCCAAACCAATTATCCGGAGGTCAACAACAACGAGTTGCTATCGCAAGGGCTATTATCAATAACCCTGCAATTTTATTAGCAGACGAACCTACTGGAGCACTAGATTCAAAAACCACTGAAGATGTATTAGATCTGTTTGACAAGCTGCATGAATCAGGAATAACTATAGTTTTAGTTACCCATGAAGATGAAGTTGCAAATCGCGCAAAAAAAATAGCTAAATTTAAAGATGGAAGAATAGTTGAATTAAAAGTTAATTAA
- a CDS encoding NAD(P)H-quinone oxidoreductase subunit N: MPNEIFTINLNAQAIIPEAFILLGIVGTLLVDLAGEKTASKWAPIICYLSIGSSLVSLALQWSNPVESAFLGSFNSDNLAIAFRAIISLSTLVSLLISWRYTEQSGSPIGEFAAIVLSATLGAMLLCGSTDLISVFISLETLSVASYLLSGYLKRDPRSSEAALKYLLVGSAAAAVYLYGSSFLYGLSGSTNLATIGLEIINKPSFITSLALVFVLSTVAFKIAAVPFHQWTPDVYEGSPTPVVAFLSVGSKTAGFAFAIRILSTTFSSFDEEWKLLFTILAILSMALGNVVALAQTSMKRMLAYSSIGQAGFVMIGIVSGTQDGLSAAVLYLAAYLFMNLGAFSCVILFSLRTGSDRILDYSGLYQKDPLITLGLSLCLLSLGGLPPMLGFFGKIYLFFAGWANHQYLLVIVGLVTSVISIYYYISVIKMMVVKEPQEASEIVKSYPEINWGIVGLPPLRIALYTCVAVTALGGILSNPLFKLANTAVSETPFLKDIIAIANNIS; this comes from the coding sequence GTGCCCAACGAAATCTTTACAATTAATTTAAATGCTCAAGCCATTATTCCAGAGGCTTTTATTTTATTAGGTATTGTTGGAACACTTCTTGTAGATTTAGCTGGAGAAAAAACTGCATCAAAATGGGCACCAATAATTTGCTATTTATCAATTGGGAGTTCTCTTGTTAGTTTGGCATTGCAATGGAGTAATCCGGTAGAAAGCGCATTTCTTGGGTCCTTTAATTCAGATAATTTAGCAATCGCATTTAGAGCAATAATTTCTTTATCAACCTTAGTATCTTTACTTATAAGTTGGCGTTATACAGAACAAAGTGGCAGCCCAATTGGCGAGTTTGCCGCGATAGTTCTTTCGGCCACACTTGGTGCAATGCTTTTGTGTGGATCTACTGACCTTATTAGTGTATTTATTTCGCTGGAAACTTTATCTGTAGCAAGTTACTTACTTTCTGGTTACCTCAAGAGAGATCCGAGAAGTTCAGAAGCGGCTTTAAAATACCTCCTTGTTGGATCAGCGGCTGCTGCTGTCTATTTGTATGGATCCTCTTTTCTTTATGGATTAAGTGGTTCAACAAATTTAGCAACAATAGGTTTAGAAATTATCAATAAGCCATCCTTTATTACATCACTAGCTCTTGTATTTGTTTTATCAACAGTTGCATTTAAAATTGCTGCAGTTCCCTTTCATCAATGGACTCCTGATGTATATGAGGGTTCACCTACACCTGTAGTAGCTTTTTTATCTGTTGGTTCAAAAACAGCAGGCTTTGCATTTGCAATAAGGATATTAAGCACAACTTTCTCTTCTTTTGACGAAGAATGGAAACTTTTATTTACCATTTTGGCCATATTGAGCATGGCTCTAGGAAATGTTGTAGCTCTAGCTCAAACCTCAATGAAAAGGATGCTGGCTTACAGTTCTATTGGTCAAGCAGGATTTGTAATGATTGGAATAGTATCTGGCACACAAGATGGTTTATCAGCAGCTGTTTTATATTTGGCTGCATATTTGTTTATGAATTTGGGTGCATTTTCTTGTGTAATACTTTTCTCACTAAGAACTGGTTCTGACAGAATTCTTGATTACTCAGGACTTTACCAAAAAGATCCTCTCATTACATTAGGCTTAAGCCTTTGTCTTCTATCTCTTGGAGGTCTACCTCCAATGTTAGGATTTTTTGGAAAGATATACTTGTTCTTTGCAGGTTGGGCTAATCATCAATATCTATTAGTAATAGTTGGATTAGTAACTTCAGTTATATCTATTTATTACTACATTTCAGTGATAAAAATGATGGTAGTTAAAGAACCACAGGAAGCTTCTGAAATAGTCAAATCATATCCTGAAATTAATTGGGGAATTGTAGGTTTACCTCCCTTGAGAATTGCACTTTATACTTGTGTCGCAGTAACTGCTCTTGGAGGAATCCTATCCAATCCTCTTTTTAAATTAGCTAATACAGCAGTTTCAGAAACTCCTTTCCTAAAAGATATTATTGCTATAGCAAACAATATTTCCTAG
- the topA gene encoding type I DNA topoisomerase, translating to MDHTLVIVESPTKAKTIRKFLPSNYEVLASMGHVRDLPKGAAEIPAAVKKEKWSRIGVNTTEDFEPLYIVPKDKKKVVKELKDALKGATQLLLATDEDREGESISWHLLQILKPKIPTKRMVFHEITKKAINKALDQTREIDMELVQAQETRRILDRLFGYELSPLLWKKVAPRLSAGRVQSVSVRLLVRRERERRSFKKASYWGIKASLVKDNVTFETKLFSLNGQRISNGSDFDEQTGKLKQGNKSLIIGEEKVNDLLKIFSSENWLVSKIEKKPSTRKPVPPFTTSTLQQEANRKLRLSARETMRCAQGLYERGFITYMRTDSVHLSEQATKAARECVSSMYGKEYLSNSPRQFSSTARNAQEAHEAIRPAGEVFKTPKETNLTGRDLSLYDLIWKRTVASQMAEARLTMINAEISVGDGLFKSSGKSIDFPGFFRAYVEGSDDPSSSLEQQEIILPNLTTGICLEVTNKESTFHETKPPARYTEAALVKVLEKEGIGRPSTYASIIGTIVDRGYANISSNTLAPTFTAFAVTALLEEHFPDLVDTTFTAKMESSLDEISSGNLEWLPYLETFYKGKNGLEVKVQKTEGDIDGKAYRQVDFEDLPCVVRIGSNGPWLEGTKIDESGNEIQAKGNLPMDITPGDLDIKQVDQILSGPSDLGTDPKTGEKVFLRFGRYGPYVQLGNNDQDKAKPRRASLPKELKTDDLTLDEALVLLSLPRLLGAHPEGGVVEADRGRFGPYIKWIKNENESENRSLKKEDDVFIIDIKRALEILAMPKMGRGGQEVLKDFGKPKEFKEKIQILNGRYGVYLKCGKTNVSIAKDTDIEKFTIDDAVSLLEEKLKDKKGVILKKTKISNKKTIRKKKS from the coding sequence TTGGATCACACACTTGTTATTGTTGAAAGTCCCACCAAAGCAAAAACCATAAGAAAGTTTTTGCCTTCTAATTATGAAGTTCTAGCTTCAATGGGACACGTAAGAGATCTTCCAAAAGGAGCTGCTGAAATACCTGCTGCGGTTAAAAAAGAAAAATGGTCAAGGATAGGAGTTAATACAACAGAAGATTTTGAACCACTTTATATAGTTCCAAAAGATAAGAAAAAGGTTGTTAAAGAGTTAAAAGATGCATTGAAAGGTGCGACCCAGCTATTACTGGCAACTGATGAAGATAGAGAGGGAGAGAGTATTAGCTGGCATCTCCTGCAAATACTTAAGCCAAAAATACCAACTAAGAGAATGGTTTTTCATGAAATTACGAAAAAGGCAATTAATAAAGCTTTAGACCAAACAAGAGAAATTGATATGGAACTTGTTCAGGCTCAAGAAACAAGAAGAATCTTGGATAGGCTTTTTGGATATGAATTATCCCCTTTACTTTGGAAGAAGGTAGCACCCCGATTATCTGCTGGTCGTGTTCAATCAGTTTCTGTAAGACTTCTTGTTAGGAGAGAGAGAGAAAGAAGATCCTTCAAAAAAGCTAGTTACTGGGGGATTAAAGCTTCCCTAGTAAAAGATAATGTTACTTTCGAAACTAAGTTATTTAGTTTAAATGGTCAAAGAATTTCTAATGGTTCTGATTTCGATGAACAGACCGGCAAATTAAAACAAGGAAATAAATCTCTAATAATTGGAGAAGAAAAAGTAAATGACTTATTGAAGATTTTTTCCTCTGAGAATTGGTTAGTCTCAAAAATAGAAAAAAAACCATCTACTCGTAAGCCAGTTCCTCCATTTACAACTAGTACATTGCAACAAGAAGCAAACAGGAAGCTTCGTTTGTCTGCAAGAGAAACAATGAGATGTGCCCAAGGCCTATATGAGAGAGGGTTCATAACATATATGAGGACTGATTCGGTCCATCTTTCCGAACAAGCTACAAAAGCTGCTAGAGAATGTGTCAGCTCTATGTATGGAAAAGAATATTTATCTAACTCACCAAGACAATTTAGTTCAACTGCAAGAAATGCTCAAGAAGCACACGAAGCAATTAGGCCTGCAGGTGAGGTCTTTAAAACACCAAAGGAAACAAATCTAACTGGTAGAGACTTATCTCTTTACGATTTGATTTGGAAAAGAACTGTAGCTAGTCAAATGGCGGAAGCTAGGCTAACAATGATTAATGCTGAAATTAGTGTGGGGGACGGATTATTTAAATCGAGTGGGAAAAGTATTGATTTCCCAGGATTCTTCAGAGCTTATGTTGAGGGAAGTGATGACCCAAGCTCATCCCTTGAACAACAGGAAATTATTCTCCCAAACTTAACTACCGGAATATGTCTTGAAGTTACTAATAAGGAATCTACTTTTCATGAAACTAAACCGCCCGCAAGATATACAGAGGCTGCATTAGTTAAAGTTCTTGAAAAAGAAGGGATTGGAAGACCATCTACCTATGCAAGCATTATTGGGACAATTGTGGATAGAGGCTATGCAAATATATCTTCCAATACTTTAGCTCCAACGTTTACAGCTTTTGCTGTTACTGCTCTTTTAGAAGAACATTTTCCTGATTTGGTTGATACAACTTTTACTGCAAAAATGGAATCTTCATTGGATGAAATATCTTCAGGTAATCTTGAGTGGCTACCATACCTTGAGACTTTCTATAAAGGTAAAAATGGTCTTGAGGTAAAAGTTCAGAAAACAGAGGGTGATATTGATGGTAAAGCTTATAGACAAGTTGATTTCGAAGACCTTCCTTGCGTAGTCAGAATAGGCTCGAACGGACCTTGGCTTGAGGGTACAAAAATTGATGAATCTGGCAACGAAATTCAGGCTAAAGGGAACCTTCCAATGGATATTACTCCTGGAGATTTAGATATAAAGCAAGTTGATCAAATTTTAAGTGGCCCATCAGATCTTGGAACTGATCCGAAAACTGGGGAAAAAGTCTTTTTAAGATTTGGCCGTTATGGACCTTACGTACAGTTGGGAAATAATGATCAAGATAAAGCTAAACCAAGAAGAGCTTCATTACCCAAAGAGTTGAAAACTGATGATCTAACCCTAGATGAGGCTCTTGTACTTTTAAGTTTGCCTAGATTGTTAGGAGCTCATCCTGAAGGAGGAGTTGTTGAGGCTGATAGAGGAAGATTTGGCCCTTATATTAAATGGATTAAAAATGAAAATGAATCTGAAAATAGATCCTTAAAGAAAGAGGATGATGTTTTTATAATTGATATTAAACGAGCATTAGAAATTCTTGCGATGCCAAAAATGGGTAGAGGTGGTCAAGAGGTACTTAAAGACTTTGGAAAACCGAAAGAATTTAAAGAAAAAATTCAAATATTAAATGGAAGATATGGCGTATATTTAAAATGTGGAAAAACTAATGTTTCGATTGCCAAAGATACTGACATAGAAAAATTTACTATTGATGACGCAGTATCTCTTTTAGAAGAAAAACTAAAAGATAAAAAAGGCGTAATTTTAAAAAAAACAAAGATTAGTAATAAAAAAACTATAAGGAAAAAGAAAAGTTAG
- a CDS encoding DUF2232 domain-containing protein — protein MKITTKTEALNIVETSYLASLSSLLWVALYYLPIGGALLRLILPLPMIMLHLRRGTKTALEGLLIQFLLLFIIMGPVRGTLFLFPYGILAFWLGWCWLRKKSWRFSLTVGVIIGSLGFFLRVIALSTLVGDNLWVLITRASYGLLENFIGLLNLPFSPSILSIQLCAIFLIIFQEIVYVLTVHVVAYSLFPRFKLNIPDPPKFLNSLVDLNN, from the coding sequence ATGAAAATAACAACAAAAACTGAAGCATTAAATATTGTCGAGACATCTTATTTAGCATCTCTTTCATCTTTGTTATGGGTTGCATTATATTATTTACCAATTGGGGGAGCTTTATTAAGGTTGATTTTACCTCTCCCAATGATCATGTTGCACTTGAGAAGAGGAACTAAAACTGCATTGGAAGGACTCCTAATACAATTTCTACTTTTATTTATAATAATGGGTCCTGTTAGAGGAACTTTATTTTTATTTCCTTATGGGATCTTGGCTTTTTGGTTGGGCTGGTGTTGGTTAAGAAAAAAAAGTTGGAGATTTAGTTTGACTGTAGGAGTTATTATTGGATCACTTGGCTTTTTCCTACGAGTAATAGCATTATCTACATTGGTTGGTGATAATCTTTGGGTGTTAATTACAAGAGCAAGTTATGGTCTACTAGAAAATTTCATTGGATTATTAAATTTACCTTTTTCTCCTTCAATTTTAAGTATCCAATTATGTGCAATTTTTTTAATAATTTTTCAAGAAATAGTTTATGTTTTAACGGTACATGTAGTTGCATATTCTCTGTTCCCAAGATTTAAATTAAATATCCCAGATCCTCCAAAATTTCTAAATAGCTTAGTTGATTTAAATAATTAA
- the cobT gene encoding nicotinate mononucleotide-dependent phosphoribosyltransferase CobT, with amino-acid sequence MYSTELGINFFGNESNKKRQLNKIEILKKNINNFKIFLVIAGTSTSQISGISAAGINAKSRRTTALADAEFFLNGASKDHKYKLPLLNAGVTPALISHVCLKLINIYPVIVPLGIGAKPYFNHLVVEDRDLGPSNCLTTGKSMTKERVLNLYEKGLATGRSSKQPILISESVPGGTTTAQAVMEAFGLRVSNLVGSSLFKAPRELRRKVVQKGLLNAKLKTDFDPFDVIAAVGDPFQAFSMGLLIGARLAKQPVMLSGGSQMLAIILLVLEFLDVKNQHDFIEDVFIATTGWLVKDNSLNDLLNLINEKYDVELLGLASPLNFKSSKYKELKDYELGHVKEGVGAGGISLLAFLHGFKNEEIVSLCQQNLEMMKGLGQISLEKDC; translated from the coding sequence ATGTATAGTACAGAATTAGGGATAAATTTTTTTGGTAATGAATCCAATAAAAAAAGACAACTTAATAAGATAGAAATACTGAAAAAAAATATTAATAATTTCAAAATATTTCTTGTAATTGCAGGCACTAGTACATCTCAAATTTCAGGAATTTCCGCTGCAGGTATTAATGCAAAATCAAGGCGAACAACTGCGCTCGCAGATGCCGAATTTTTTCTCAATGGTGCTTCAAAAGATCATAAATATAAATTGCCTCTTCTCAATGCAGGAGTAACTCCGGCCCTAATAAGTCATGTTTGTTTAAAGCTTATAAATATTTATCCAGTTATTGTTCCTCTGGGAATAGGAGCAAAGCCTTATTTTAACCATTTGGTTGTAGAAGATAGAGATTTGGGGCCATCAAATTGTCTTACTACTGGTAAATCGATGACCAAAGAGAGAGTTTTAAATCTCTATGAAAAAGGTCTTGCGACAGGAAGATCCTCAAAACAACCCATCTTAATTTCTGAATCTGTACCAGGGGGAACCACAACTGCTCAGGCAGTAATGGAAGCTTTTGGTTTGCGTGTGTCTAATTTAGTAGGGAGTAGTTTATTTAAAGCGCCAAGAGAACTAAGAAGAAAAGTAGTTCAAAAAGGATTGTTAAATGCAAAACTAAAGACTGATTTTGACCCTTTTGATGTTATAGCGGCGGTAGGTGATCCTTTCCAAGCTTTCTCAATGGGTCTATTAATTGGTGCTAGGTTAGCAAAACAACCTGTTATGTTGTCTGGTGGAAGTCAGATGTTAGCGATCATTTTGCTCGTATTAGAATTCTTAGATGTAAAAAATCAACATGACTTTATTGAAGATGTTTTTATTGCTACAACTGGGTGGCTTGTGAAAGATAATTCTCTAAATGATTTATTAAATTTAATTAATGAAAAATATGATGTAGAGTTGTTAGGCTTAGCAAGTCCTTTAAATTTCAAATCTTCAAAATACAAAGAATTGAAGGATTATGAACTAGGACATGTAAAAGAAGGTGTAGGTGCTGGTGGAATATCATTGCTTGCTTTCTTGCATGGATTTAAAAATGAAGAAATAGTTTCATTGTGTCAACAAAATCTGGAAATGATGAAGGGCCTAGGTCAAATTTCTTTAGAGAAGGATTGCTGA
- a CDS encoding aldo/keto reductase produces MIINSQKRSFGRGAKVSLFTLGTMRATESLEKMYSIIKNAYYVGINHIETAPSYGDAESLIGNSIKKLAIEENIKEKNWVITSKVLPKGDFDFLKNNFKKSLKNLNRKKINNLAIHGLNLKQHLDWVLAGEGRKFISWVLEKELVDQVGFSSHGSYSLIKDAIYCEVFSFCSLHLHYLDQSKISLAEEALKKGMGVLAISPADKGGRLYSPSDILLEASKPFHPLELAYRFLLAKGITTLSLGATNKKDFEFAHKLRNSFEKLTKLEKRALNKIEEVANERLHATKCEQCRCCLPCPNEIPIPEILRLRNISIGYGQLEFSKERYNLIGKAGHWWEEKNSSYCQECNECVPKCPSQLDIPNLLKQTHNLLIDNPKRRLWG; encoded by the coding sequence ATGATTATTAATTCACAAAAAAGATCATTTGGTAGAGGGGCGAAAGTGAGCTTATTTACTCTAGGGACAATGCGAGCAACTGAAAGTCTCGAAAAAATGTATAGCATAATAAAAAATGCATATTATGTAGGAATTAACCACATAGAAACAGCACCTTCGTATGGTGATGCTGAATCACTTATTGGAAATTCAATAAAAAAACTAGCAATAGAAGAGAATATAAAAGAAAAAAATTGGGTTATTACTTCTAAAGTTTTACCAAAGGGTGATTTTGACTTTTTAAAAAATAATTTTAAAAAGTCTCTTAAAAATTTAAATCGCAAGAAAATTAATAATCTTGCAATTCACGGACTCAACTTAAAACAACATCTCGATTGGGTTCTAGCTGGGGAGGGTAGGAAATTCATATCATGGGTACTTGAAAAGGAACTAGTTGATCAAGTTGGTTTCAGTTCTCACGGAAGTTATTCACTAATTAAAGATGCAATTTACTGTGAAGTTTTTAGTTTTTGTAGTCTTCATTTACATTATTTAGATCAATCCAAAATTTCTTTGGCAGAGGAAGCTTTAAAAAAAGGTATGGGAGTATTAGCAATATCGCCTGCTGATAAAGGCGGTAGATTATATTCTCCAAGTGATATTTTGTTAGAGGCCTCTAAACCTTTTCATCCATTAGAATTAGCGTATCGTTTTCTACTTGCAAAAGGCATTACAACTTTATCCTTGGGGGCAACAAACAAAAAAGATTTTGAATTTGCGCATAAACTTAGAAACTCATTCGAGAAGCTTACAAAACTTGAAAAAAGGGCCCTGAATAAAATTGAGGAAGTTGCTAATGAAAGATTACACGCAACCAAATGTGAACAATGCAGATGTTGTCTTCCATGCCCAAATGAAATACCTATTCCAGAAATACTTCGTTTAAGGAATATATCTATTGGTTATGGCCAATTAGAATTTTCAAAAGAAAGATACAATTTAATAGGCAAAGCTGGCCACTGGTGGGAAGAAAAAAATTCCTCATATTGTCAAGAATGTAATGAATGTGTTCCTAAATGTCCTAGTCAATTAGATATACCAAATTTATTGAAGCAAACCCATAACTTATTAATTGACAATCCGAAAAGAAGATTATGGGGTTAA
- a CDS encoding riboflavin synthase, which produces MFTGIIQSIGKLKQEKNTLEIEILDNLFDMAIGDSIAVDGICLTVKEIFQNKFTVDVSEETLKKTTLGVKSNLNQTVNLEPALRVSDRLGGHIVSGHVDGLGTVENIEKLEKSWLLTIKWKNNNFSKYVVNKGSICVNGISLTIAKYEQEGEIFTIAIIPHTWHNTNLNKLNVGDSVNLEADALIKYVEKLLLFNKNSNQDLSSNNISSEWLKENGW; this is translated from the coding sequence ATGTTCACAGGAATAATTCAATCAATTGGAAAACTAAAACAAGAAAAAAATACTTTAGAAATTGAAATTCTAGATAATTTGTTTGATATGGCAATTGGTGACAGCATAGCTGTTGATGGAATTTGTTTGACAGTTAAAGAGATTTTTCAAAATAAATTTACTGTTGATGTTAGTGAGGAAACATTAAAAAAAACAACTTTAGGAGTAAAGTCGAACCTGAATCAGACTGTTAATTTGGAGCCCGCTCTTAGGGTGTCTGACCGTCTAGGAGGGCATATAGTCAGTGGACATGTTGATGGCCTTGGAACTGTTGAGAATATAGAAAAATTAGAGAAATCCTGGCTTTTAACTATAAAGTGGAAAAATAATAATTTTTCGAAATATGTAGTTAATAAAGGTAGTATTTGCGTAAATGGTATAAGTCTTACAATTGCAAAATATGAGCAGGAAGGAGAAATATTTACTATTGCGATAATTCCTCATACTTGGCATAACACAAATCTGAATAAATTAAATGTCGGCGACAGCGTAAACCTTGAGGCAGATGCACTAATTAAATATGTAGAGAAATTGCTTTTATTTAATAAAAATAGTAATCAAGATTTATCTTCAAATAATATTTCTTCGGAGTGGCTTAAAGAAAATGGTTGGTAA